The Apium graveolens cultivar Ventura chromosome 3, ASM990537v1, whole genome shotgun sequence sequence TTCTTTAGCTGAAACCTGGATCACCCCGTTTCCTGCTTGTTTTCAATCTAAGGGAACATCTCTACAACAATCATGCCGGCACAATAATATTTATAATTGTTAGCCATCCGTCGGGTCATCTTACGAGCATCCGATTCATCCTGGAGCAAGTTAGCACAACATCCCGCCTCCATCCCACTTATAACTATATTCACAACCCGTGTAACTAATTTATATCACGACAAAAAAAAAACTGAATAAAGGTTAAAATCAAAACTTATCCTATATTTGATCGATTTtacttgattttcttttctgcattcttgTAGGGTCCTTATAACAGATGATTATATAGGGCAGTTAATTATGAAAACAGTACACATGTTGTTATGGTACACTCTATGTATGAAattatacacacacacacatactgaAACAGTGAATTATGAGAGAAGATGATGATAATGTCCCAAACAGTACTCTAGATGTTATCCAAAACTCTCGTTTACTATAAGCTTCTTGCCCCCCGACAGTGTAATTATATAATCCGGATACATGTCATGTTAAAAACAGGCAAAGCCTTTAAGCTCTGCACCGTGCCTTCTTACTAAAGTACATTCATAGATTTCAATTATGTGAGATACATATTAGCGATATAGATAGGCCATAGAAATGAAATAAACTTATGTTCAAAGCTAGCTAGGTTATTGGAAACAGTGATTATTAATCAACATGGCATGAATTAATGCAGCAGGGAAGTTAAGATAGATTTTGTATCATTCCGAGGTGTTGAAATCGACTGCCATTACCCGGCTTCTTGTACTCCACATGTTTTTTCTTCTATCAATGATTTGTTTATCAACTTGACTACACTATGAGGCCGCACTAACATGTGATAGTTTATGTATCGGAAAATGTTACTTCCGGAGCTCTTTTCTTATTTCCGGAACAAAAAAAGTGTAAAAAGACAATTTATATTTCACCTTTTTACCCTACCTTTGCTCCGGAActaaaaaaagaaagaaaaaaagagcTCTCGAAATAACATTTCAATGCCACGGTTCCTAACCTGCAATGGATACACCTATTTGTCCGTAAAGCTATCTTATGAATGCAGAAGCCTAATATTTCTTTTCTAGAATTTCTTTGGAGACCAACTGTCATTATACCTGGGGATATTTCTAATTGTACCCCCATTTTCCTATGATATTGACTCATGGAAATGGTACAAGTGGTATTCGTGAGAATCATATTCCTATAATTGCAAAGTAATACAGTATTAGTTAAAGCTGGGAGTTAATCGGACTCGATTCACCTAATAAACAACTAGTACTACAATGAGGGTTCAGCGACCGACTGGCCAAAATTTCAATCTCAGAAAGTAACGCACCCTCGTTTTTAGAAGATGCAAGAGAAAATGACAATTGAGCAAATAATAAGAGACCTGACTACCAAATTGCGTACAAGGTAATTGTATTGATAATCCAAAACCATATCACACATAAATAGATCACTTATAAGTTATACCTAAATATGGTAGAACTCATCTATCAAGTCAAATTCATTTATCATTTAGCAAGAAAAAAAGGTCACGGCAAACATCTTTTGGTATCAGCTAAAAAAATTATATGTAATGACAGACTCTAGGTTGAGACATTAAAGATGTTCTATTGAGATGTACAACTAACAAAGATGATTGCAGACTACAAATCTGAAGCTACATTTGGTACAGGACAATGAATACTACTCCACTATTTCCATACACCTCCTTGCTATGCGCAATTCCGTCAAGAATCTACAAAAAAAAGTATAATTTAATGTTCATTGTACATGGGCAAAATAACAAGTTATTGAATGATCCTACTAAATAACTGAAACAATGACATATGCTGAAGTAGGATGCAAAGCAAACAATTCCATCAGTTTCCAAATCCCAAGTTGCCAACCCCGTGATCCTTTCAGGCCACATAAGAAAGGTTATTTCCTAACTAAATTTTGTATAAATACTCCCTAACTAAATTTGCATAATCGCACAGTCGCACACATTTATATTCCCAAGTGCAGGAAGTTGAAACATGCAGCTCTAGTTAGGATTCTATCCACAAACTTAGAGCAAAAGCACAATTGTGATATGATAAAAAAGTTATCAATAAAATTACCGACATGTTTCAAGGTATCATTTACCTACAATACTTGCACCGCTATTGCAATCCTAGTTACTAATTTCTACACTTGTTTATCTGTTAAAATAAATACGCATCTCAAGAATAACTTCAAATCTAAGAACACAAATATCTAGCTTTCGCTTTGTTTACATTTTAAAGACAGTTATATGTTGCAACTAGATTAAGGTAgttgaaattcaaaaagaaacATAATATGAAATATGCATGCCAGACTGTGAAAAATGCAGATATCATGTATAAATTCTTATGCATGCCAGACTATAAAGAATGCAGAAATCATGTATAATTCTTTAATCAAACTAAAGGCTCAAGAAAATAGATGAAAATGTTTCCTCATAGTTTTAACTGATTTATCTCCTTGCAAAAATCAGCAAATCCTCATGTTTAAAGAAAGACTGGTATACTGGTATTTAAACGAGATAATTGGACATCCATTGTAAATTTAAAATCTAGGATGAGGAAACTATGAGACCAGGATTTAACAGTACAGGTTGATTATTTAAGGGACTATGCTAGCAATAGTGCACATCGAGATACTTAGTAGCAACCTAGCGCGAGCCAGGAGTGGCACTTTTTGAGTGTGTAGAAACACAAGTGATATATCATGCAAGACAATACTTAGAATGAGTTCACGTAGATTTATCCTTGTCATCTTTTCCGACTTTGCCCATAGTTTAAACAGAAAATAGACCAGTTTGATTAAGGAAAACCTTTTTACCAGATTGATATAATACAATACGCTGTTTGTGCTCGATTAGTTATCCATTCTTAATTTACTCGGGATTCTTCACCATAATCAATTACAGAATGATAGTAGAGCCTACAACAGAAATGTGATTCAAAGTAGGTAATGGCGTACCTGATACAGATAAGGAGGCGCGGAGTATCAAATCAAAAACATCATAACTTTGTGACCTAAAATCAGCTGGTTACATCACGGAATAGCCCTTTTCGTTCATCAAAGAACCATCTGTGATAAAGAATGGGGGAGAGCAAGTTGTTAACAGCAGAGCCATGTTTAAAAAAAATGCAATATTTGTTATCTAAGAAAAAAAATGATTGTTATGATTATGAATGATAAATTTTACAAGGACTACTTTATCGtataaaattcatatttttgGTTACAATATATACATATCAATCGGGATGGCAACATTCGACACGGCACGAATCCAACATGAAGAAACACAAATTTGGATCGAGTGTTTGAAGTTTCGGGCCGGGTTCAGATTTGCCATTATTCTTTTTCCCAAATTTTGAAACAAATATTTTGATCTGAATTTTGCACATTTGTCTTGCACATATTAGCATGGTATTGACATCTATTAAGGTAAAGAAAAAGACATTAGCATACTTGCAAACAAAAAGGGGCTGTAGTCCACCACGGGCTTCTGTCCCTCGACGAGTTTTCCTTTGACTTTCTTCAGCAAACAGTCGTGGTGGAAGAACTTTACAGGGGCCTTCTATCAAACCAGCCCGCATTGCAGTATCATGATTAGACTCGTATACCTAAAAAAAGGTGACAAGTTGCTTAAGACTGATCAGCCACAATGAATTTTTCCGTGTATATGTCAATATATATTCAGATTGTAATAGATTCTAAATGCCATAGCAGCTTCACAAAGACATGTCAAACGTTGTCAAACGTTGTCAAACAATCCAAAGAGGATAGAAGTAAATTAGTACACCAAATTCTTTATTAATGGGAAAATATAATCTAACCATCAAAATATAAGCCTAGCTAAATTTGACAACATCAAGTCAAGGGTCTTGAGCCTTAATAACAACAAAAATATAATGTTGCCTGTTAAGCACAGTGTCAAAGAATACAATCTAAATATGTAGACGGCTGCTACTTTTCTCTATCTCAGATTACGTTGTTTTTACTAGATTTCACATTCTATTTCATGACACTAATATAAAAAAGGCATACAATGCCAGAGAAGAAATATCTGGAAACTCTGCTTGTTTCAGGCTTGCAGCCTAAGGTATAATGTGTATATGGTATATATCATGCTTAAAAAAAGTAGACAATGTATATAACCTGTATTTTAAACAATGCCAATATCTGTTCATTATATTCTTAATATGTTTAGCTTTCCCAGTCAAATAGGCCAAGGAATAAATTAAATTGAGGATTTCCCTGATTTTTATTGGGAAATTTACTAATCGATCTTCCCAAAAGAAGCACATCAAAAAGTAATTTTACCTCCCATCCCTATGACTTACTCACCTCATTATTATCGGGAGCAAATGGGCGACCAACACCCTTAGGCAGATCTGCAGGAAAGTAGCACCGGGATGCAATAACCCACATTGATCTTGTTTTCCTATCCGCCCACATACTCTGCAAGCAAACAGACTTGAATATTAGACATGCTACTTCAATAGCAGCAAAACAAAAAATTGACCTTCCTACCAATATTCTACTGAAATAGGAACAGAACTATATATCCCTAATATATCCCTAACGACATAACTGTTTGCACATGATAACATCACAGACTTAAAACTAAAAACTTTGATAACTGGCATAATTCTGCTTAAATGGTAGGCTTTTTTTATACAATCTGCAACTATTAAAAGTCTACCATCACAAATCTCATCACATTAAAAAATTAAATGTCACAACTCGCATCACAGACAATTGCTCACCTGAAGTTTAAAGGGTGTTAATACGTTGCTCTGCAAACGAAATAATGCATGATCATGAACTTTATACACGACCCCATTAATTGAGCAAGACTGATAATAAGTCTTCTCCTCAACCACGTTAATTACAGCGCCAATCCAGTCAACTTGATGCAAGCCATCAGACAAAGTAACATCTTGCTCATTAGGCCCAAAATTGGTTTCAGAAACTTCATGATTAGTATGTAGAGTTCCTTGCTCATCTCGCTTAGCTTCATTATTTGATTCAGGGACAGATTTCTGCAAGTTGATGATATGAGAATTTGTTGAAGGGTTTATGGAGTTACTAGAGCTATTCTTGACTGTCTGAGGGTCTGCTGAAGGATATGAGGCAGATTGAGCAATTAGTTTCTTGTCATCTGATGTTTCAACTGATAAGCCAGCAGAAGAATCAGCTGAGGTTTTTATCATGTCAGTTGAAACACAACCAGAGGATTTGTCATCAATTTCGTTATGCATCACTCTTTTATCTTTCATCTCTGCACCAGCTGCAATAGGCCTAATATTGTTCTCCATAGTACCGTCAGGAGCACCTTGTAAACCAAACTTACCATTTCCAGTTACCTTCCCAGGTAATGCTCCCAATTTCTTTTCTGGAGGTACGTGAACTGTTGTAGCATTAGAAGAAACCTTGGGTGCGGTTATAGCATTTCTCAAGACACGGCCATATTTAGGAGGTAGAGCTTTGCCATTGCTTAGAGACAAACACTTTGCACAATGCCACTCACCTCTAGGAACCGacttttgattgttaatcttgagACATTTCAGATGATACCCTTTTTCACAACCATCGCAGACTAAAACATTGTCAACCTCGAGTGAAATAAGCTTACACAATTGACAAGCCAAAGACTTGTTCATGTAATCCCTTGAAGGGGGAGCCCAAGTAGGGCGCTCATGAAGCGTTGGTTGTAACAGCTTCTGGACTAAATTAACAATATCAGTGTGCTGACTTCTCAAAGAAAGTGCCTGCGCAGATTCAATCCCCTGCTGAATATGTTTTTGCGTGCTTAATGGGTCCACCGATGCAGTCTGACTAGCAATTGACTTTGAGGTTTGAGGTATCACTCGTGACATCCCACCAGCTCCCTCAACCTTTATAGAAGCATTAAATGGTGCACTACTGTTTGATGCATTTTTCACTGACAATGCAGATTGCAGTGGTTGAACAGACCCAGATACAGGCCTAATATGATTACCAGAGTAATTAACTGGAAAGTAAAACCATTATATGTATTAGCAAAACATCAATGAGAAGATCATCAGATGTAAATATAGAAATCAATAGATAGATTACAATTTATTGTTATATAAATGGCAGCCAGTAATAATATAACAAGAAACGATAGATACCAATTTATTGTTATATAAATGGCAGCCAGTAATAATATAACAAGAAACACTCTGGACATGTATATTTTCTGCAATTAACATACTCTCGATAAAGATATTCAAGCAATCACCAACAAGATGTCAATTTTTTAGTTAGTGAGGAGAAACAAAGTTAATCAGTTACCTTGAGCTTGTGAAGGGTAAGCACCATTATATTTCATATCCGAACTAAAATGAGGTCTCTCAGCTCTAGGCAATGCTAATGAAGAAGAATCCCTTCCAACATGGCTGGTAGGTATTTCACCGGGAACCAGAGGTCTTACTTCACTCGTAGGCAGTTGATATGGCAAAGCTGTTGAGTTTGTTGCAGAAACACGAGCTAACTGGGAAGCAGGTTGGAGACCTACAGAAGCAGTTGGCACTTGACTTGGTTTCTGTGAAGTTAACATTCGAACAGCCTGAGATGATCCACTTTCAGATGCTGAACCAACATTTGCTTGCAACCTCTGAGATGAACGCGAAGCAGAATGTACAGCAAACTCGTCCGATTTTTCCATCTGAGATACAGGACAAGGGAGATACTAACGTCAGAGTACAAAATTATAAGACTAGCAGCACAAATATAATAGACTTAATGGAATCATCAAAGGAAACAAACGTGCAAACACGAAGCGCACAATTCATCaaaatgaagcagcatagtataCGTATAAAACTCAACAAACATATGGAGATGCTAAAACATGACAAAATTGATAACAGTAATTACAATAATTTTATTGAACAAGTCACACTAAAGTTAATATGATCATGAAGAGTTGGTATAGAACTTGCATTCATAAAGATTATTACTATCATGGACAAGGCGCATTTTAGATAATGTGTTGGTGACATTTGATTATCCATGTGTTTCTGACCTAGGATACTATTATTCTATTCTTTAATCTCAACCTTTTCTAATTGTTATCTTAGTCTTCCTGCTTTTATCTTAATTTTTTTCTTTATATGCCGTTAGAGTTTTATGTGGACTTCCCAAATTAATTTTGCGTCTAAAGACTACTATATTTGATTTTAATAACCGTCACTAATATTTTTTTGGTAAGAATTGTGAATTTTTAATAAAGCACTCTAATATGCCACATCATGCTTATGCGCCCGCTTAAGCTCGGATTGCTTCACCTACACGATGCGATGAGGACTCGTTTCTCGCTTATGCGCGCTTTCATTAACTATGGCAAAAGGCTTGGGCTCATCAGAGTAACTGGAGGAAATGTGGGCTACTTACAAAAATGAAATAATAGATTTTAAGGGGCCAGTGAGAGATTAAGATCCCGGCCCAGCCTAATAAACAAAATGAATACACCTCTACACACACATGTTTATATAACCCAATTTAACGAGTGTTCTGTTCTAACAATACCTTTACAATCCCTTCCGCCCCCTCACCTCGGATCGGCAATCAACATCAATGCCCGTTGTTATTGGGTAGTTTCTGATCAAATTACTACAATTTCTATTCTCGTTCTTAATATAGAACTTAATTGGCTAACATTGACAAAGAATTTGCTCTTCCAGCCACCTCTACAATCCCCCATCGAGTCTCTTTGTGCCACTCGCGTCTGAGCAATCAGGAGAATTTAGGTGATTACTAGGTAGTTTTGAATCTAATTACCATCGGCATTCTCATATTTGATGTTTGTAGTTCCATTAACAATTCCTACTGTAGACACTTATACGAAGAAGTTAGggtttttcaaaattttatcttTCATATGTTATTTTTACCTAGCCCGTTTGGTTACCGAATTATAACTTTAATGCAAACTAGTTTCCCCTTAAATCTTACAGTAAATTATACAATTCGAAGGTGGATGGTATACCAAAAATCCTCTAAAACATTCATACCAAGATAGCACAATCACATAATAATTCGTTATATCCATCTTAAGTACCTAACTACAGTCAATTTATCCCCAATTCAAATATAACAAAAAGCTACCGCCAATTTATACCCAATTCATGTATAACGAAAAGCAACCTTAACTAAAACCAAAAATAACAGTAACAAAATTCAAATAGCAAGATAACAACATCACCTTTTCTTGAGTGAGCTTCAATTTCTGAGCAATTTGAACATTAGGCGGCCGAAACCCTAACATCTGTTCATTGTTACTAAGACCGAGATCATCAATAACCACACCAAATGCCTCTCTAGGAAACACATCTTTGGGCTTAAATTCTCGACAAACCTCCGCCAATTTCCCTCTAGCTTCACTCATCATCTCAACCTCCACTTGTGTCGGAGCCCTCCCTCCCCTCATTTTCCCCAAAGTCTCCAACACCAACACAATCTCCGCCACTCTCTTCAAATTCCCCTTCACTTCACCGCAATTTCTCGCCTTCTTATTAACCCTAACCTCCACATCATCATCACCACTCATCTCTCTCTTCTCACCGACACGCACATTCATTTCCTCAGATCGCACCTCGCTATTCTCCACAATCTCCATCAATCTCTCCAATTCACAGACACATCACCTCCTTTTCACCTCTTTTCGATGAAATTGGGGTAAAAACCGTGAAAAAACACGCAAAAACCTGCAAAACCAAGAGAGATAAGCAGACATgggagagagatagagagagagggagagaataGAAACCCTAGAGAGAGAAGGAGAGAAGAGAGAGCGAGAGAAGTAAAAAAGAAACAGAAATTACGAAATATAGATCcgttaattatatttatatatagagTTAGATAAATTTATATACCTTATTTGTGTGGGTTAATTTGAAACGAGAGAGATTTGAAGCCAGAGAGAGAGGGGAACAACTTGAGCAGCGAGAGAGAGGACTTGCTAGTATGTGTATTTTTTAGAGACAAACTGCTtatttatgtatttttataaatatttttaattcaatttAGTTGCTATCGGTCACCAATGGTCGCGACTCTGAATTGATAAAATGTTACaagaaatttatttttttttgaaaataattgtTTTTTTTGCTTACGTCGTTCCGTTTTCAATGATAAGAAATATAAATATAAAGTTATTATTTTGGTCATAGACCATCTTGGACCAATAACATTAAAATAGTATAATTTTGATACTATTTTAATGtcaaaattatattatttataaaatcaacttcaattcatttatattacaataaatgtttaaataagaatATGTTATACTAAATTATAATATCTGTTGAAATTAATTTTATACCAAAATTTACACTACTATAGTATTATAGTTTTCGGTTAGAGTTACTctaatttaaataaatatgaacATAAAACATGCCTATTAAAATTATAATTCGGATAGTGATATccttatataaatataaataatttttacgGTTACAAATGATTTGTTGACTCTGAATTAATAAAATGTTacaaaaaattgaaattttttgaaaaaatttgtTATTTTAACGTATATGATGTTTTTTATTTAAACAAAAATAAATAGAACATAcccattaaaattatttttggatatACATGAAGGTGCTCaacatataaatataaattacTTTAACAAACTTTGTGCCTTTTCTAAAGTACATTTTATGAATATTGTTAGATAGTTGGgattttaaaatattcaaattaataGCTTTTCATAAAAAGGATGAATCCAAAGTGGAGCAATTTGGAAAGAGGATTtgttaatatatattattttttttagaGAAAAATTgcttatttatataattttttatagTGTATCCTGATAAAATGTTAcaagaaatttaaatttatttgaAATTTATTAATTTTCTTTTATATATGATCCAAAAATATGGTCATCCAATTTAAATAAGAGAAAAGTGATAAATCTAAATCTTGTTGATCTCTTTTTATTTAACAAATGGAAACAAAGAATAAACCATTATAAGTTCAATATTTGAATATGAATAATTATACTAATATATAAGTAAAATAAACTTCACCACAATTTGAGTTTGAACGTCACTATTTCTTATTCTTTACGAGTATTGGGATTTAtaatttacaaaatattttaataataatttataattgaaaAATTATTCATGTTATCATTTTAGTATTGAATTTTATTAGCAGTAACATCTAACATTTTTCACTTGTAAATGTTACCATTGTGTATATAGTTTCGTGTATGTACTATCACTCCATCAAATAAATATTACTTTTATAAAAATATGTCATTTTATAATTATCTTTTTGTATTTGAGACAATTAAATGGTTTTTTTTATCGTAATTA is a genomic window containing:
- the LOC141711701 gene encoding uncharacterized protein LOC141711701 — its product is MEIVENSEVRSEEMNVRVGEKREMSGDDDVEVRVNKKARNCGEVKGNLKRVAEIVLVLETLGKMRGGRAPTQVEVEMMSEARGKLAEVCREFKPKDVFPREAFGVVIDDLGLSNNEQMLGFRPPNVQIAQKLKLTQEKMEKSDEFAVHSASRSSQRLQANVGSASESGSSQAVRMLTSQKPSQVPTASVGLQPASQLARVSATNSTALPYQLPTSEVRPLVPGEIPTSHVGRDSSSLALPRAERPHFSSDMKYNGAYPSQAQVNYSGNHIRPVSGSVQPLQSALSVKNASNSSAPFNASIKVEGAGGMSRVIPQTSKSIASQTASVDPLSTQKHIQQGIESAQALSLRSQHTDIVNLVQKLLQPTLHERPTWAPPSRDYMNKSLACQLCKLISLEVDNVLVCDGCEKGYHLKCLKINNQKSVPRGEWHCAKCLSLSNGKALPPKYGRVLRNAITAPKVSSNATTVHVPPEKKLGALPGKVTGNGKFGLQGAPDGTMENNIRPIAAGAEMKDKRVMHNEIDDKSSGCVSTDMIKTSADSSAGLSVETSDDKKLIAQSASYPSADPQTVKNSSSNSINPSTNSHIINLQKSVPESNNEAKRDEQGTLHTNHEVSETNFGPNEQDVTLSDGLHQVDWIGAVINVVEEKTYYQSCSINGVVYKVHDHALFRLQSNVLTPFKLQSMWADRKTRSMWVIASRCYFPADLPKGVGRPFAPDNNEVYESNHDTAMRAGLIEGPCKVLPPRLFAEESQRKTRRGTEARGGLQPLFVCKWFFDERKGLFRDVTS